AAATTTTGAAGTATCTCATCTGAAGTTAGTCTCAAGACCTCATCATATCTTTTTGCAAGCTCATAAGGTATATCGTATTGTTTTATATTAGGAAGCTTTTTTATCTTGTCCTTTAAACGATAAGCATAGAATTTATATAGATCAACCAATGCTGAAGTATCCTTTTTGTTTGCAATTCTATCAAGTTCATCTCTCTCTTCTAAGGAAAGAACTTCTAATAGGTCAAAAAGTGAAAATTTAATTAGTTTACTTTCATAGCTATCTATTACAAACTCAATTGGTGATAAAACTTCATCGCATCCAATATGAATTGGGCTTAAGGCTTCAATGGTTATCTTGTATCTTATCATATCTTACCTCCACTGGTATAACCAAAGAATAACCTTGGTGGACAGCCTTTTCTTTAACCGAAGATACTCCTAAAATTGCCCTGCCTACATAAATTCTTTTTTCAAACTTTTTTGGGATTAAAATTGCTCCTTCATCAGCCATGAGGACTGGAGATTTAAAGGGGTTAGGAGACGCGCTTAAGACATCTCCATGACGACCAAACCGAATAAAGGGTTCGTAAAAAATTTCAGCATAATTACCGCTTTTGTCAGGAACGACAGGTGATAGAGCATAGTAGGCATTTTCTGTTTGTCTAATGTTTGCATAGAAGTCAATTTCCTCATAGCTTAATACCTCGAATTTGCCCCATCCTGCAGTAGCATCCCTTCCGTATCCAAATTTTCCTATCCGCTTTAACGCTTCAATAATTCCTTCGATAGGTATATCCTCTCTAACTCCGACAAAAAGAACAAGCTTAGTTATATACCAAAGCTTGGAAACTACAAAGGGAGCAAATCCTCCTCTACTTGTAGTCCCTAAAAGTCTGTGTATAGTGCATCTAACTTGCTCATCTTTCACTATGATTACATCATCCGATGACAAGTATTCTATTTGATTTAATGGGGATAAAGGGGGCTTGTATACAAAATATTCTTTAGCTTTTAATTCTTTTCTTTTTTGAACCAACTCTTCCTCAGGTAAGCTAAACAAAAAGTGTAAAGGTAAAGTTGGTTTTTTAAGATATATTTTAGCTTCATCACTACTATTTCGGTCTATATATGGATAGGCTGAAGAAACTATACAAAAGGATTTTTTAAGTAATCACTAAGTAAAGTTTCTAAATCCTTACCAACTAAATCTTTATCGTAATAAATTTGCCAGCATATGTGTCCGAATAAGGTATCACCTTTTAACGGAGTCCCAAAACCGGTTAGAGGTTTTATGATAATTTGATAGGTTTTCAACTTAATCCTCCTCTGTAGAAAACTTTATAATCAAAAAAGAGTTATGCTTTCAAACTTTTGTTTTATCTTTTCGTCATCAAAATGAAATTTTATTCTTCCGTAACCTCTTGAACCACAACCTCCTAAGTAATCAAGCTCAAGAAGCTTCATACCCTTGAGAAGGATATCAAGTAGTTCTTCATCTTCATCTTCATTAGAGTAGATTTTTAAAGTAATTCGAAAATTAAATTCTGCTCCTGCTGGCACTCTTTCTGTAAAACGAGGGTGTTCAGCAGTTCCTGTTATTCTGTTGATACGATTTTCTGCTTTTATTTCGGTATAGGGTAACCTTTCTTTTTCTAATTTACCTTTAAACTCTTCAGTAAAGAAACAATCAGAAAACGCCACCCTCGTTGGACCTACTTTCTCTAAAACTTCGCTTCCGCTACCAGAAAGACCAAAAAGTTTTAAAATGATTCTGGCGTTACTTTTA
The Caldisericum sp. DNA segment above includes these coding regions:
- the csm3 gene encoding type III-A CRISPR-associated RAMP protein Csm3; translation: MIALKLQKIYEITGKIELLTGLRIGSGNTEMHIGGVDNLVVKHPYTNEPYIPGSSLKGKIRSLLEYYFGLPTHSYRVDRNSGGVTSYKLLTENNISEDVKSNARIILKLFGLSGSGSEVLEKVGPTRVAFSDCFFTEEFKGKLEKERLPYTEIKAENRINRITGTAEHPRFTERVPAGAEFNFRITLKIYSNEDEDEELLDILLKGMKLLELDYLGGCGSRGYGRIKFHFDDEKIKQKFESITLF